In Macaca fascicularis isolate 582-1 chromosome 15, T2T-MFA8v1.1, one genomic interval encodes:
- the NAIF1 gene encoding nuclear apoptosis-inducing factor 1, with translation MAVPAKKRKMNFSEREVEIIVEELELKKHLLVNHFNAGVPLAAKSAAWHGILRRVNAVATCRRELPEVKKKWSDLKTEVRRKVAQVRAAVEGGEAPGSTEEDGAGGPGTGGGSGGGGPAVAPVLLTPMQQRICNLLGEATIISLPSTTEIHPVALGPSATAAAATVTLTQIPTETTYHTLEEGVVEYCTAEAPPPLPPEAPVDMMAQHADTSVKPQALKSRIALNSAKLIQEQRVTNLHVKEIAQHLEQQNDLLQMIRRSQEVQACAQERQAQAMEGTQAALSVLIQVLRPMIKDFRRYLQSNTANPAPTSDPGQVAQNGQPDSIIQ, from the exons aTGGCCGTCCCAGCCAAGAAGAGGAAGATGAACTTCTCGGAGCGGGAGGTGGAGATCATCGTGGAGGAGCTGGAGCTGAAGAAGCACCTGCTGGTGAACCACTTCAACGCCGGGGTCCCCCTGGCCGCCAAGAGCGCGGCCTGGCACGGCATCCTGAGAAGGGTCAACGCTGTGGCCACCTGCCGCAGGGAGCTGCCTGAGGTCAAGAAGAAGTGGTCTGACCTCAAGACTGAGGTCCGTCGCAAGGTTGCCCAGGTCCGGGCCGCCGTGGAGGGTGGTGAGGCGCCGGGGTCCACTGAGGAGGACGGAGCTGGGGGACCTGGGACAGGCGGTGGCAGTGGCGGCGGTGGCCCAGCTGTAGCCCCAGTGCTGCTGACCCCCATGCAACAACGTATCTGCAACCTGCTGGGCGAGGCCACCATCATCAGCCTGCCCAGCACCACAGAGATCCACCCTGTGGCCCTCGGACCCTCGGCCACCGCAGCCGCAGCCACGGTCACCCTGACACAGA TCCCCACAGAGACTACCTATCACACGCTGGAGGAGGGCGTGGTGGAGTACTGCACGGCTGAGGCGCCCCCGCCGCTGCCACCGGAGGCCCCTGTGGACATGATGGCCCAGCATGCAGACACATCGGTCAAGCCGCAAGCGCTCAAGAGCCGCATTGCTCTCAACTCCGCCAAGCTGATACAGGAGCAGCGGGTCACCAACCTGCATGTGAAGGAGATCGCACAGCACCTGGAGCAGCAAAACGACCTACTGCAGATGATCCGCCGCTCCCAGGAAGTGCAGGCCTGTGCCCAGGAGCGCCAGGCCCAGGCCATGGAGGGCACACAGGCTGCCCTGAGCGTCCTCATCCAGGTCCTCCGGCCCATGATCAAAGATTTCCGCCGCTACCTGCAGAGCAACACAGCTAACCCGGCCCCCACCTCTGACCCTGGGCAGGTGGCCCAGAATGGGCAGCCAGACAGCATCATCCAGTGA